CGGGGTCGTGGCCCTCGAGCTTGGCGAGCAGCTTGCCGGCGGGACGGTCCGTGATCCGGGCCCAGTCGTCGAGGTCGTCGGCGGCAGGGCGCTCGCGGACGTACGCGAACCGCTCCTCGCGGCGCATCCCGTCGGCCCGCTCGACCGCGAAGGCGATGCCCGGGATCGCCGCGCGCAGCAGCTCTCCGAGCTCGTGAAGCACCTCGGGCGACATCGTGCCCACCTCGGTGACCGTCCGGCTGGCGACGTGATAGACGAAGGCACCGTTGGCGCTGAGCGCGACTCCCCCGGTCGCGTCTCCGACGGCGTCCGCGAGGTCGTCGAGCCATCGGGGCGGGCGTGCCGTCACGAACACGGTGGGAACGCCCGCCTCCTCGGCGGCTGCGATCGCCTCCCGGGTCCGGACGGACAGGGTGCCGTCCGACCTCAGCAGCGTGCCGTCGAGGTCGGTCGCGAGCAGCGCCGCACCCAGCGGCACAGCGGGGACGTCACGCATCGGCCGCCGCGAGCTGGCCGCACGCGCCGTCGATCTCCTGACCGCGGGTGTCGCGCACCGTCGTCGGGATGCCCTTGGCCTCGAGCCGGCGGACGAACTCGCGCTCGTCTGCGGGCTCGGAGGCGGTCCAGATCGAACCAGGGGTGGGGTTGAGCGGGATCAGGTTGACGTGCACCCATCCCCAGTCGCCGTACGACCGCAGGAGGTCGCCGAGCATGTCTGCGCGCCATGCCTGGTCGTTGATGTCCTTGATCATCGCGTACTCGATGGAGACACGGCGCTTGGTCGTACGGGCGTACTCCCAGGCAGCCTCGACGGCCTCCTCGACCTTGAACCGCGTGTTGATCGGGACGAGGTCGTCGCGCAGCTCGTCGTCGGGCGCGTGGAGCGACAGCGCGAGCGTGACCGGGATGCCCTCGCTCGTGAGCTGCTTGATGCGAGGGACCAGCCCGACCGTGCTGACGGTGATGTTGCGCGCCGACATGCCGAGACCGTCGGGACCGTCGTCGACCATCCGCCGCACGGCGCCGATCACGGCCTTGTAGTTGGCCATCGGCTCGCCCATCCCCATGAACACGACGTTGGAGAGGCGCCCGGGCCCGCCGGGGATCTCGCCACGTGCCATGGCCCGCGCGCCGTCGACGACCTGCTCGATGATCTCGCCCGTCGACATGTTGCGCTGGAGCCCGCCCTGACCCGTGGCGCAGAACGGGCAGGCCATGCCGCAGCCGGCCTGGCTCGACACGCAGATCGTGGCGCGGTCGGGGTAGCGCATGAGCACCGACTCGACCAGAGCGCCGTCGAACAGCTTCCACAGGGTCTTGCGCGTCGTGCCGCGGTCTGCGGTCTGCGTCTTGACCGGGGTGATCAGGTGCGGCATGAGCCCGTCGACGAGCTGGTCGCGGATGCCTGCGGGGAGGTCGGTCATCTCCGCGGGGTCGGAGACCAGCCGCGTGAAGTAGTGCGTCGAGAGCTGCTTGGCGCGGTAGCCGGGGAGCCCGAGAGCCTCGACGGCCTCCTTGCGGGCGGCGAGGTCGAGGTCGGCCAGGTGGAGCGGCGGCTTGCCACGCCCCTTGGGCTGCTCGAAGACGAGCGGGAGCGGGTTCGGGTTCACGTGCGACATGTCGGATCCATCCTCCCATCCCGCGCCAACCGCGCGCGCCGTCGTCCGCGTCGTCAGCTCTCGGCGCGCTCGACCGAGCCCGTCGCGGCGACGATCTCGCCGACCAGGGCCAGCTTGTCGAGGACGCGCGGCGCGAGCACGAACGGGTAGAGGTCGTCCTGTCCCATGCTGCGGTCGACCTGGTTGAGCGCGTACGACAACGGCAGCCAGACCGCCGTCACGAGGCTGCGGAAGTCCACCGCGTCTGCGTCGACGGCGGCTGTGAGGCCGAACGCGCCGGCGGTCTGGACGGTGTCGCGGATGTGCAGCACGTGCGCGAAGCACTCCGCGAAGTCCTCGTACGGGTGCATCGTCGCGTACTCGCTCACGAACGCGTCCGCCCAGCCGTCGGGGGATCCCTCGCGGTAGTGCCGGTCGATCTCGTCGGCGTACGACGTCGTGTCGTCGCCGAAGAGGTCGCGGACCCTGCCGAGCCACGGGCTCGCGTCGTCGAGCACGAGCACCGTCTCGTAGTAGTGGCCGACCTCGTGCCGAAGGTGCCCGAGCATCGTGCGGTACGGCTCGCCGAGCTCGACGCGGAGCCGCTCCCGGTAGGCGTCGTCGCTCTCGGCCAGATCGATCGTGATGACGCCGTCGGCGTGACCGGTGGTCACCGGAGTGTCCGCCGAGGACAGGAGGTCGAAGGCGATGCCCCGCTCGGGATCCTGCGCGCGGGTGGTGAGCGGGAGGCGCAGGTCGTCGAGCTGGAACACGAGGCGACGTTTTGCCTCCTCCGCCCGCTGGTACTGCGCGAGACCGACCGCGTCCTCGTCGGCCGGGCGGATCCGGGTGAGCGAGCAGCTGAAGCACAGCGCTCCCGCGCGCTCGACGATCCAGTTGCAGCCGTTGAGCGTCGCGCTCGCGCACACGGGGTCGTCGTCAAGGACCCGGACGCGGTGGTCCGCCCGTGAGTAGCCCACTGCGGATCCGCAGGTGAGGCACAGCGAGTTCTCGAAGTAGAGAGGGCCGCCGCAGACGTCGCACCGGAAGGACCGCACGGAGTGTCAGCTCACGGGGACCAGGAAGTGCAGGACCAGCCAGCAGACCGGGGCGACGGCGAGCAACGAGTCGAGCCGGTCCATCAGACCACCGTGACCTGGCAACAGGTCGCTCATGTCCTTGATGCCGACGTCGCGCTTGATCATCGACTCGGAGAGGTCGCCCAACGTGGCCATCGCCACCGCGGCCAGGCCCAGGATCACGCCGACCCACCAACGACCGTCCAGCAGGAAGGTCACGAGGAGCACGCCGGCGAGGACGCACCCGAGCACCGAGCCGCCGAAGCCCTCCCAGGACTTCTTGGGGCTGATGGTGGGGGCCATCGGGTGCTTGCCGAGCTTGTAGCCGGCTGCGTAGCCGAAGATGTCGGAGGCGATCGTCACCACGATGAACGTGACGATCCGAAGCGCTCCGTCGTCCTCCGCCGCCATCAGGACGACGAACGAGCCGAGCACCGGGACGTACCCGAAGACGAACACGGCAGCCGACGCGTCGCGGACGAAGCCGTCCGCGCCGCGCGGCATCCGATAGACGAAGATGCCGAGCACGGTGAGTGCCGTACCGATCGCGATCGCCTCGGTGCCGCCCACGTAGACCGCAGCCAACGTGGCGAGCCCGCCGGCCATCAACGGCGGGAGCGGGAGCGCGATGCCGGCCTTCGCGAGGGCGCCGGTCAGCTCCCAGATCGCGACTCCGGCCGCTGCGAGGACGACCGCGACGAAGGCTGCCTTGACGAAGAACAGCGACAGGACGACGGCAGCGCCGAGGCCGACCCCGACCCCGATCGCGGCAGGCAGGTTGCGGCCGCCGCGCTGCCGGGGCGCTGCGGGGACGTCAGAAGCGCTCATCAGACCTCGAGCAGCTCCTGCTCCTTGTTCTTGACGAGCTCGTCGATGTGGTCGACGTGCTTCTTCGTCAGCGCGTCGAGGCGCTTCTCCGCGCCGGTCACGTCGTCCTTGCTGATCTCGCCGTCCTTCTCGGCCTTGTCCATCGCCTGCTTGGCGCTGCGGCGGATGTTGCGGACCGCGACGCGGCCCTCCTCCGCCTTGGACTTCGCGAGCTTGATGTACTCCTTGCGGCGGTCCTCGGTGAGCTGCGGCAGGGACAGGCGCAGGACCTTGCCGTCGTCGGTCGGGTTCACGCCGAGGTCGGACTCACGGATGGCCTTCTCGATGGCGCCCTTGGCACCCATGTCGTACGGGCTCACGATGACGACCCGCGGCTCGGGGATCTGGAACCCCGCGAGCTGCTGGATCGGCGTCGGCGTGCCGTAGTAGTCGGCCGTGATCTTCGCGAACATGGCGGGGTGCGCGCGCCCGGTACGGATCGCGGCGAAGTCCTCGCGCGCGTGCTCGACGGCCTTGTCCATCTTGGAGTCGGCGTCACGCAGGGTCTCGTCAATCACTGGCCTGCTCCTTCGTCTGCGGTGTCTGGTCGGTCAGTCTGCGTAGACCAGCGTGCCGATCTTCTCACCTCTCAGGACCGACGAGATGTTGCCCTCGCCCTCGATCCCGAAGACGCGCATCGGCAACCTGTTCTCCATCAGCAGCGCGAACGCCGTCGCGTCGGCGACCCGCAGCCCACGCTGCAGGACGTCGTTGTACGAGATGGAGTCGATCTTGGTGGCGCTGGAATCCTTGTTCGGGTCCGCGGTGTAGACACCGTCGACGCCGTTCTTGCCCATCAGCACCTCGTCCGCGCGGACCTCGAGCGCGCGCTGGGCCGAGACCGTGTCGGTCGAGAAGTACGGCATGCCGGCGCCCGCGCCGAAGATCACGACGCGCCCCTTCTCGAGGTGGCGGATCGCACGGCGCGGGATGTACGGCTCGGCGACCTGGCCCATCGTGATGGCGGTCTGGACCCGCGTGTCGATCTCCTGCTTCTCCAGGAAGTCCTGGAGCGCGAGGCAGTTCATGACGATGCCCAGCATGCCCATGTAGTCGGCGCGGGCACGGTCCATGCCGCGCTGCTGGAGCTCGGCCCCACGGAAGAAGTTGCCGCCACCGATGACGATGGCAATCTCCACACCTGCCGCGACGCCCTCGGCGATCTGACGGGCGATCGTGTTGACGACGTCGGGGTCCACCCCGAGGCTGCCGCCACCGAAGGCCTCACCGGAGAGCTTCAGCAGCACACGCCGCCGCTCGCCCGTCGGCTCGCTCGGGGAGGCTCCCCCGGACGGCACGGAGGCCGGCGGGTCGACTGTCTCGTTCTGGTCCACCACACCGGCCTCCGTATCGCGCGTCTTCGTCAGGTCGAGCTCATCGATCGCGAGGGTCTCGCAATCGGGCTGTCAGCCGCCGATCTCGATGTGAGCGAAGCGGGTGACCGTCAGGCCTGCCTCGTCGAGGACCTGGCGCACGGTCTTCTTCTGCTCCGTCACCGACGGCTGGTCGAGAAGCACGAAGTCCTTGAAGAAGGCGTTGACCTTGCCGTCGACGATCTTGCTGATCGCCTGCTCGGGCTTGCCCTCCTCGCGGGCCGCGGCCTCGGCGATCTCGCGCTCCTTGGCCACGACGTCGGCCGGGACCTCGTCGCGCGTCAGGTAGCGCGGACGCATCGCGGCGACCTGCATGGCCACGCTGCGTGCGACCTCCTCCTCGCCGTCGCCCTCGAACTCGATGAGCACGCCGACGGCCGGCGGCAGGTCGCTCGCACGGCGGTGCAGGTACGTCGCGACGCGACCCTTGCCCTCGAGGACCTGGACGCGGCCGAGCTCGAGCTTCTCGCCGATGATCGCGGCGAGCGCCGAGATCTTCTCGGCGACCGTCTGGCCGTCTCCGGCGTCGGTCGCGGCGAACTCCTCGGCCGTGGCCGGCTTCGTACGGTCGGCCAGGGCTGCGAACTCCTCGGCCATCGCGACGAACTGCTCGTTCTTGGCGACGAAGTCGGTCTCGGCGTTGAGCTCCACGATCGCGTTGCCCGACGCTGCCACGAGGCCGGCGGTCGCCTGGCGCTCCGCGCCACGCTTGTCGGCCTTCGCCTGACCGTGGACCCGCAGGATCTCGACGGCCTTGTCGAAGTCGCCCTCGGCCTCGGTGAGGGCCTTCTTGGCGTCCATCATGCCCGCGCCGGTCGCGTCGCGGAGCTTCTTCACGTCTGCTGCAGAGATTGCCATCTGTATCTCTCTCGTCGTTCGTCCGTGGCCGGTGGACCGGCCGTTGGTGCTAGCCGCCGGCCGACTCCCGTGGGAGCCGGCCGACGACCGAAGTGGTGTGACAGACCGCCGGGTCGATCAGGCGTCGGCGGGCTTGTCCTCGACGGACCCGGTCTCGGCGAGGTTCTCCTCGGCCGTGGCGGTCTCCTCGGCGACCTCGGCCGGCGTGTCGTCAGCGCTGGCCGACGACTGGACCTCGGCCTCGGCTGCGGGGGCCGCTGCCTCCGTGGAGGCCGGCGCCTCGGTGGCCGCAGCCTCCGTGGCCGGAGCCTCGGTGGTGGCGGCGTCGGTGCCCTCGGCGAGCTCGCGCTCCCACTCGGCGAGCGGCTCGCCGGCGGCGACGGTGCCCTCGGCCTCAGCGGCCTCGGTCTCCTTGCCGGCGCCGCGCGAGATCAGGCCCTCGCCCACCGCGTCGGCGACGACGCGGGTGAGGAGCGTGACCGAGCGGATCGCGTCGTCGTTGCCCGGGATCGGGTAGTCGACGTCGTCGGGGTCGCAGTTGGTGTCGAGGATCGCGACGACCGGGATGCCCAGCTTCTTGGCCTCGTCGACCGCCAGGTGCTCCTTCTTGGTGTCGATGATCCAGAGCGCCGAGGGGGTACGGCCCATGTCACGGATGCCGCCCAGCGTGCGGTCGAGCTTGTCGTGCTCGCGCTTGAGCTGGAGGAGCTCCTTCTTGGTGCGTCCCGAGCCGGCGACGTCGTCGAAGTCGACCTCGTCGAGCTCCTTGAGGCGCTTGATCCGCTCGTGGACGGTCGAGAAGTTGGTGAGCATGCCGCCCAGCCAGCGGTGGTTCACGTACGGCATGCCGACGCGGGTCGCCTGCTCGGTGATGGCCTCCTGCGCCTGGCGCTTCGTGCCGACGAAGAGGATCGAGCCACCGCGGGCGACGGTCGTCTTGACGAAGTCGTACGCGCGGTCGATGTAGGCCAGCGACTGCTGGAGGTCGATGATGTAGATGCCGTTGCGCTCGGTGAGGATGAAGCGCTTCATCTTGGGGTTCCAGCGGCGGGTCTGGTGCCCGAAGTGGACACCGCTCTCGAGCAGCTGGCGCATGGACACGACGGCCATGACGTTCCTCTTTCTTGCAAGGGCGCACGGGTGCACCCGATCCTGGTTGACGTGCCGGCGGCGCCGACACCCTGGCGCCCTTGCGCGGACCGCCTCGCCGTGAGGAGAGGACCAGGGCCGCGCATCCCAGCGGTGCTGGGCGATGAGCGCGCGAAGTCACCCGTCCCGTCGTGAGACAGTCGAGGTGCTGCTCCGAGTCTAGGCCACCGGCCCCAGCGGGCGAAATCGCACCCCCGACGCGGCCCCGCCGCGGATCAGCGCCGGTAGGCGAAGACCTGGCTGACCCACACGGTGCCGTTGCTGTCCGCGCGGACACCGACCCCGATCCGTCGGTAGCGGCGCTCGAGGATGTTCGCCCGGTGCCCGGGCGAGTTCATCCATGCCCGCACCACCCACCGCGGCCACTGGTAGCCGTAGGCGATGTTCTCTCCGACCTTCCAGCCGCCGCACCGCCGCAGCACCGGCCGCAGGTTCTGGTGGGTGAGACGCCCCGAGCGCGCGATCCGGTCGGCCGAGCGCTGGGCGTAGAGGTCGAGGCACGCGTTGCGGCGCAGCGCCTTCATGTCGTGGGCACGGCGCGCTCGGTTGGTGTGCCGGACGACGCGGCGCTCGTAGCGCCTGGGACCCGGCGGCACCGACGTGGCCGTGCGGGCCACCTCCGCGCCAGAGCCTGACACCGCCGAAGCGCGAGCAGGTGTTGCCGCGGTGCTCGAGGCTGCTGGCGCCACCAGCGTCGCCGCGGCGATGAGCAGGGCAGGTCCGATCACTCGCATAGGGTTCTCCCACTCCCCCGGAGCGCCGTCGTGAGTTGTCCCCAGGCGCCGCTCGTCGTGTTTGTCCCCAAAAGCCGACTTTCGGGACACGCTAGTCGCGTCCGGCGCGATTGCATCCTCAGATGAGTTCAACGCTGATCGCCGCGCTGCTGCTCGCGGCGCTTCCCCACGGTCCCGGCACCGACGATCTGAGATGGTGGTGGCCCCTCGATCCGCGCCCGACGGTCTCGCGGGCGTTCGAGGCGCCGCCCACCCCGTACGCCTCCGGTCACCGCGGCATCGACCTCGACGCGAGCGCCGGCGCCTTCGTCAGGGCGGTGGACGACGGGGTCGTCACCTTCGCCGGCAGTGTCGCCGGCGTCGAGGTCGTGAGCGTGGACCACGGCTCGGTGCGCTCGACGTATCAGCCCGTCGCGGCGACCGTGGAGGTCGGGACGCACGTCGTCGCAGGCGACGTCCTCGGTCGGCTCCTCCTCGCAGGCGGGCACTGCCTGCCGCGCGCGTGCCTGCACCTCGGACGACGTCATGGCGCCACGTACGCCGACCCCGTCGAGCTGCTCGACCGTGCCGCGACCGTGCGCCTCGTGACCCCGTACGGGCCGCCGCCGGTCCCTCCGGTCGCCGTGCCGCCGACGGGGCCCGGCGGCTTCCTGCTCCCCGTCGACGGACCGATCAGCTCTTCGTTCGGGATGCGCGTCCACCCGGTCACCGGCGAGCTCAAGCTCCACGACGGCACAGACATCGCGGCGGCGTGCGGGTCACCGGTGACGGTCGCGGCCGCCGGTCGGGTGAGCGCCGTGACGTACGACCCCGCGTACGGCAACCGTGTCGTGGTTGATCACGGTGGCGGGATCGTCACGAGCTACAACCACCTCGCGACCCCGTCCATCGCCAGGGGTGCGGTCGTCGCCGCGGGTGGTGTCGTTGGGGAGGTCGGGTCCACGGGGCTGTCGACGGGATGCCACCTGCACTGGATGGCACTCCAGGACGGCCGTCCGTTCGACCCGCTGACCATGCTCTGAGACGGCGAGACCCGCCGAGGGCTTCCTCGGCGGGTCTCGATCCGGACGGTCCGACGTCAGGCCAGCGTGGCGATCGCGTCGTTCAGCGTCTTCGACGGGCGCATGACCTGCGACGCGAGTGCGTCGTCGGGGCGGTAGTAGCCGCCGATCTCGACCGGCGAGCCCTGCACGCCGATGAGCTCGTCGGTGATCTGCTGGGCGTTCGCCGACAGTGTCTCCGCCAGCGGAGCGAACGCCGCCGCGAGCTCCGCGTCCTCGGTCTGGGCCGCCAGCTCCTGCGCCCAGTAGAGCGCGAGGAAGAAGTGGCTGCCGCGGTTGTCGATCCCGCCGACCCGACGGCTCGGCGACTTGTTCTCGTCGAGGAACGTGCCCGTCGCGCGATCGAGGGTGTCGGCGAGGACCTGGGCCTTCGCGTTGCCCGTCACCTCGGCGAGGTGCTCGAGGCTGACCGCCAGGGCGAGGAACTCGCCCAGGCTGTCCCAGCGGAGGTAGTTCTCCTTGACCAGCTGCTGCACGTGCTTGGGCGCGGAGCCACCGGCACCGGTCTCGAAGAGACCGCCGCCGTTGATCAGCGGCACCACCGACAGCATCTTGGCGCTGGTCCCGAGCTCGAGGATCGGGAACAGGTCCGTCAGGTAGTCGCGCAGGACGTTGCCGGTCACCGAGATGGTGTCCTCGCCCTTGCGGATGCGCTCCAGCGAGAACGCGGTCGCGTCGACCGGCGACATGATCTCGATCTGGAGACCGTCGGTGTCGTGCTCGGTCAGGTAGGACCGGACCTTCGCGATCAGGTTGCGGTCGTGCGCCCGCGTCTCGTCGAGCCAGAACACCGCCGGCGCCCCTGTCGCACGGGCCCGTGACACGGCGAGCTTGACCCAGTCCCGGATCGGGACGTCCTTGGTCTGGCACATGCGCCAGACGTCGCCCTCCGACACGGCGTGCTCGAAGACCACCGAACCGTCGTTGTCGACGACGCGCACCGTGCCGGCCGAGGC
Above is a genomic segment from Mumia sp. Pv4-285 containing:
- the rlmN gene encoding 23S rRNA (adenine(2503)-C(2))-methyltransferase RlmN, whose amino-acid sequence is MSHVNPNPLPLVFEQPKGRGKPPLHLADLDLAARKEAVEALGLPGYRAKQLSTHYFTRLVSDPAEMTDLPAGIRDQLVDGLMPHLITPVKTQTADRGTTRKTLWKLFDGALVESVLMRYPDRATICVSSQAGCGMACPFCATGQGGLQRNMSTGEIIEQVVDGARAMARGEIPGGPGRLSNVVFMGMGEPMANYKAVIGAVRRMVDDGPDGLGMSARNITVSTVGLVPRIKQLTSEGIPVTLALSLHAPDDELRDDLVPINTRFKVEEAVEAAWEYARTTKRRVSIEYAMIKDINDQAWRADMLGDLLRSYGDWGWVHVNLIPLNPTPGSIWTASEPADEREFVRRLEAKGIPTTVRDTRGQEIDGACGQLAAADA
- a CDS encoding zinc-binding metallopeptidase family protein, with the protein product MRSFRCDVCGGPLYFENSLCLTCGSAVGYSRADHRVRVLDDDPVCASATLNGCNWIVERAGALCFSCSLTRIRPADEDAVGLAQYQRAEEAKRRLVFQLDDLRLPLTTRAQDPERGIAFDLLSSADTPVTTGHADGVITIDLAESDDAYRERLRVELGEPYRTMLGHLRHEVGHYYETVLVLDDASPWLGRVRDLFGDDTTSYADEIDRHYREGSPDGWADAFVSEYATMHPYEDFAECFAHVLHIRDTVQTAGAFGLTAAVDADAVDFRSLVTAVWLPLSYALNQVDRSMGQDDLYPFVLAPRVLDKLALVGEIVAATGSVERAES
- a CDS encoding phosphatidate cytidylyltransferase, producing the protein MSASDVPAAPRQRGGRNLPAAIGVGVGLGAAVVLSLFFVKAAFVAVVLAAAGVAIWELTGALAKAGIALPLPPLMAGGLATLAAVYVGGTEAIAIGTALTVLGIFVYRMPRGADGFVRDASAAVFVFGYVPVLGSFVVLMAAEDDGALRIVTFIVVTIASDIFGYAAGYKLGKHPMAPTISPKKSWEGFGGSVLGCVLAGVLLVTFLLDGRWWVGVILGLAAVAMATLGDLSESMIKRDVGIKDMSDLLPGHGGLMDRLDSLLAVAPVCWLVLHFLVPVS
- a CDS encoding M23 family metallopeptidase → MSSTLIAALLLAALPHGPGTDDLRWWWPLDPRPTVSRAFEAPPTPYASGHRGIDLDASAGAFVRAVDDGVVTFAGSVAGVEVVSVDHGSVRSTYQPVAATVEVGTHVVAGDVLGRLLLAGGHCLPRACLHLGRRHGATYADPVELLDRAATVRLVTPYGPPPVPPVAVPPTGPGGFLLPVDGPISSSFGMRVHPVTGELKLHDGTDIAAACGSPVTVAAAGRVSAVTYDPAYGNRVVVDHGGGIVTSYNHLATPSIARGAVVAAGGVVGEVGSTGLSTGCHLHWMALQDGRPFDPLTML
- a CDS encoding HAD family hydrolase — encoded protein: MRDVPAVPLGAALLATDLDGTLLRSDGTLSVRTREAIAAAEEAGVPTVFVTARPPRWLDDLADAVGDATGGVALSANGAFVYHVASRTVTEVGTMSPEVLHELGELLRAAIPGIAFAVERADGMRREERFAYVRERPAADDLDDWARITDRPAGKLLAKLEGHDPDEFHRMVAVALEGRAELGFSGAVGLAEITAPGVTKASGLARWTAQAGFARERVWAVGDMPNDLPMLRWAGRSFAVANAHPDVLSTAHEVVPSNDEDGVAAILDRISLESGSPRRTLDRQEHL
- the frr gene encoding ribosome recycling factor — translated: MDETLRDADSKMDKAVEHAREDFAAIRTGRAHPAMFAKITADYYGTPTPIQQLAGFQIPEPRVVIVSPYDMGAKGAIEKAIRESDLGVNPTDDGKVLRLSLPQLTEDRRKEYIKLAKSKAEEGRVAVRNIRRSAKQAMDKAEKDGEISKDDVTGAEKRLDALTKKHVDHIDELVKNKEQELLEV
- the pyrH gene encoding UMP kinase, with the protein product MPSGGASPSEPTGERRRVLLKLSGEAFGGGSLGVDPDVVNTIARQIAEGVAAGVEIAIVIGGGNFFRGAELQQRGMDRARADYMGMLGIVMNCLALQDFLEKQEIDTRVQTAITMGQVAEPYIPRRAIRHLEKGRVVIFGAGAGMPYFSTDTVSAQRALEVRADEVLMGKNGVDGVYTADPNKDSSATKIDSISYNDVLQRGLRVADATAFALLMENRLPMRVFGIEGEGNISSVLRGEKIGTLVYAD
- a CDS encoding CAP domain-containing protein; translation: MIGPALLIAAATLVAPAASSTAATPARASAVSGSGAEVARTATSVPPGPRRYERRVVRHTNRARRAHDMKALRRNACLDLYAQRSADRIARSGRLTHQNLRPVLRRCGGWKVGENIAYGYQWPRWVVRAWMNSPGHRANILERRYRRIGVGVRADSNGTVWVSQVFAYRR
- the tsf gene encoding translation elongation factor Ts, which translates into the protein MAISAADVKKLRDATGAGMMDAKKALTEAEGDFDKAVEILRVHGQAKADKRGAERQATAGLVAASGNAIVELNAETDFVAKNEQFVAMAEEFAALADRTKPATAEEFAATDAGDGQTVAEKISALAAIIGEKLELGRVQVLEGKGRVATYLHRRASDLPPAVGVLIEFEGDGEEEVARSVAMQVAAMRPRYLTRDEVPADVVAKEREIAEAAAREEGKPEQAISKIVDGKVNAFFKDFVLLDQPSVTEQKKTVRQVLDEAGLTVTRFAHIEIGG
- the rpsB gene encoding 30S ribosomal protein S2 encodes the protein MAVVSMRQLLESGVHFGHQTRRWNPKMKRFILTERNGIYIIDLQQSLAYIDRAYDFVKTTVARGGSILFVGTKRQAQEAITEQATRVGMPYVNHRWLGGMLTNFSTVHERIKRLKELDEVDFDDVAGSGRTKKELLQLKREHDKLDRTLGGIRDMGRTPSALWIIDTKKEHLAVDEAKKLGIPVVAILDTNCDPDDVDYPIPGNDDAIRSVTLLTRVVADAVGEGLISRGAGKETEAAEAEGTVAAGEPLAEWERELAEGTDAATTEAPATEAAATEAPASTEAAAPAAEAEVQSSASADDTPAEVAEETATAEENLAETGSVEDKPADA